The following are from one region of the Coccinella septempunctata chromosome 7, icCocSept1.1, whole genome shotgun sequence genome:
- the LOC123317583 gene encoding rho GDP-dissociation inhibitor 1, with the protein MSGDAVTTPDELDHEPESNYKPPPEKTIDEILKTDEEDESLRKYKEALLGNAQTGTIIVEPDNPRKVIVKKLVLVVADRPELSLDLSGDLSKLKKETFVIKEGVSYKIRIEFIVQREIVHGLKYVQKTSKLGIPVDKMTHMVGSYAPKTEMQSYTTPPEEAPSGLMTRGSYTVHSLFTDDDKNEHLKWEWTFEIKKDWKD; encoded by the exons atgtCGGGGGACGCAGTAACTACACCTGATGAATTAGATCATGAACCTGAAAGTAACTACAAACCCCCTCctgaaaaaactattgatgaaatattgaaaacagaTGAAGAAGACGAAAGTCTTCGGAAATACAAAGAAGCATTATTAGGAAATGCGCAAACTGGTACAATCATTGTTG AACCTGATAACCCTAGAAAAGTTATAGTGAAAAAATTAGTTTTGGTTGTTGCTGACAGACCTGAACTATCCCTTGATCTCTCAGGCGATTTGAGTAAATTGAAGAAAGAAACATTTGTTATCAAGGAAGGAGTATCTTACAAGATTCGGATAGAATTTATTGTTCAGAGGGAAATAGTTCATGGTTTGAAATATGTGCAAAAGACCAGTAAACTGGGAATTCCTG TTGATAAAATGACCCATATGGTAGGTTCTTACGCCCCTAAAACTGAAATGCAGTCCTACACCACTCCCCCAGAAGAAGCTCCCTCTGGATTGATGACCAGGGGTAGTTACACAGTCCATTCATTATTTACAGATGATGATAAAAATGAGCATCTCAAGTGGGAATGGACATTTGAGATAAAGAAAGATTGGAAGGATTAA
- the LOC123317585 gene encoding 60S ribosomal protein L23-like: MSKRGRGGSGGAKFRISLALPVGAVINCADNTGAKNLYVIAVQGIGGRLNRLPAAGCGDMLVATVKKGKPELRKKVMPAVVIRQRKPFRRKDGVFIYFEDNAGVIVNNKGEMKGSAITGPVAKECADLWPKIASNAGSIA; this comes from the exons ATGTCTAAAAGAG GACGTGGTGGTTCCGGAGGAGCCAAGTTCAGAATTTCCTTGGCTTTGCCCGTAGGAGCTGTGATTAATTGCGCAGATAACACAG GAGCCAAAAACTTGTATGTCATTGCAGTTCAAGGTATTGGCGGTAGACTCAACCGTCTCCCAGCTGCTGGTTGTGGTGATATGCTGGTAGCAACAGTTAAGAAGGGTAAACCAGAGTTGAGAAAGAAAGTCATGCCAGCAGTAGTCATAAGGCAACGTAAACCTTTCCGCAGGAAGGATGGtgtttttatatattttgaggACAATGCTGGTGTGATCGTCAACAACAAAGGAGAAATGAAAGGCTCTGCGATAACAGGACCAGTTGCTAAGGAGTGTGCAGATTTGTGGccaaaaattgcttcaaatgCCGGTTCTATAGCATAG
- the LOC123317578 gene encoding H(+)/Cl(-) exchange transporter 5-like: MEKYPLRKTSSGSTASPTSPTYQSMNKKYSNGASRATYTPTEEMVEISTSTHGYKRNPSLDEEDDEAMQYTISFGGIQDTSEIPGIGQYDDFHTIDWQRDIARDRMRHRHLVKKKQDSIWNLVEGAHDAWSGWLCVLLVGLCTGIVAGVIDIGASWMTDLKFGICPQAFWLNQEQCCWSSNETGFDNGNCSHWYTWAEVLGQKNEGFGAYTISYLFYIMWALLFAALSSSLVRMFAPYACGSGIPEIKTILSGFIIRGYLGKWTLIIKSVGLILSVSSGLSLGKEGPMVHIACCIGNILSYLFPKYGRNEAKKREILSAAAAAGVSVAFGAPIGGVLFSLEEVSYYFPLKTLWRSFFCALIAAFILRSINPFGNEHSVLFYVEYNKPWIFSELIPFIGLGIVGGVIATLFIKANLHWCQYRKRSRLGKYPVTEVLAVTVITAIVAYPNRYTRMSTSQLIYLLFSQCGISNVDYLCDYNRNFTDVNSIEIAEAGAGVHKAIYLLVMALVLKLIMTVFTFGIKVPCGLFIPSLCLGAIVGRIWGIAMEQLAFYYPKNWMFTGECSTGDDCITPGLYAMVGAAAVLGGVTRMTISLVVIMFELTGGVRYIVPLMAAAMASKWVGDALGKQGIYDAHIALNGYPFLDSKDEFQHTSLAADVMQPKRNELLSVITQDSMTVDDIENLLKETEHNGYPVVVSRENQYLVGFVLRRDLNLSIANARRMIEGINGKSTVLFTNGNSSQNLGSSPLKLKKILDMAPITITDQTPMETVVDMFRKLGLRQTLVTHNGRLLGVITKKDVLRHIRQMDNEDPSSVLFN; encoded by the coding sequence ATGGAAAAATATCCTCTGAGAAAGACCAGTTCTGGCTCCACAGCATCACCAACTTCTCCAACATACCAATCAATGAACAAGAAATACTCAAATGGAGCAAGTAGAGCAACATACACCCCCACAGAAGAGATGGTGGAAATTTCAACTTCAACCCATGGCTACAAGCGTAATCCATCTCTTGATGAAGAGGACGATGAAGCAATGCAATACACAATTTCATTTGGAGGCATACAAGATACATCGGAGATCCCTGGAATTGGTCAATATGATGATTTCCACACTATTGATTGGCAAAGGGACATTGCAAGAGATCGTATGAGGCACAGACATTTAGTTAAGAAGAAGCAGGATTCTATTTGGAATTTGGTCGAAGGAGCCCATGATGCATGGTCTGGTTGGCTCTGTGTCCTGCTGGTTGGTTTATGTACGGGCATAGTAGCAGGTGTTATAGATATTGGTGCTAGTTGGATGACTGACCTCAAGTTTGGTATTTGTCCTCAAGCATTTTGGCTCAACCAGGAACAATGCTGTTGGTCATCTAATGAAACAGGTTTTGATAATGGAAACTGTTCCCATTGGTATACATGGGCAGAAGTTCTAGGACAGAAGAATGAGGGATTTGGAGCTTATACAATTTCATATTTATTCTACATTATGTGGGCCCTTCTCTTTGCAGCTTTATCTTCATCTCTTGTTAGAATGTTTGCCCCATACGCCTGTGGCTCTGGTATACCTGAAATTAAGACGATACTCAGTGGTTTTATCATCAGAGGATACCTTGGAAAATGGACCCTCATCATTAAAAGTGTTGGTTTAATTCTTTCTGTATCCTCTGGTCTCAGTTTGGGGAAAGAAGGTCCCATGGTTCATATAGCATGTTGTATAGGtaatattttatcatatttattcCCGAAGTATGGCCGAAATGAAGCTAAGAAAAGGGAAATTTTATCTGCGGCAGCTGCAGCGGGTGTGTCTGTTGCTTTCGGTGCACCTATTGGTGGCGTCCTATTCAGTTTAGAAGAAGTAAGTTattattttccattgaaaaccTTGTGGAGATCCTTTTTTTGTGCTCTAATTGCCGCGTTTATATTGCGTTCAATCAATCCGTTCGGTAATGAGCATTCAGTATTATTTTATGTCGAATATAATAAACCTTggattttttccgaattgataCCCTTTATTGGTTTGGGTATAGTGGGGGGTGTAATAGCCACCCTGTTCATAAAGGCCAATTTGCATTGGTGCCAGTACAGAAAACGTTCCAGACTCGGTAAATATCCGGTTACAGAGGTACTTGCCGTAACGGTTATTACTGCCATTGTAGCTTACCCTAATAGGTATACGAGGATGAGTACTTCTCAACTGATCTATTTATTATTTAGTCAATGTGGTATTTCGAATGTGGATTACTTGTGTGATTATAATCGTAATTTTACCGATGTGAATTCTATTGAAATTGCTGAAGCAGGTGCTGGAGTACATAAGgcaatatatttacttgtaATGGCGTTAGTTTTGAAACTGATTATGACAGTTTTCACGTTTGGCATTAAAGTACCTTGCGGACTGTTCATTCCTAGTCTTTGTTTGGGGGCTATTGTCGGGAGAATATGGGGTATCGCAATGGAACAACTAGCATTTTACTACCCCAAGAATTGGATGTTTACGGGTGAATGTTCCACTGGTGACGATTGCATCACACCTGGGCTCTACGCCATGGTGGGTGCAGCCGCAGTTTTAGGTGGAGTTACCAGAATGACGATATCTTTAGTCGTCATAATGTTTGAACTCACTGGTGGAGTGAGGTATATTGTTCCTTTGATGGCAGCTGCGATGGCGAGTAAATGGGTGGGGGACGCTTTGGGAAAACAAGGTATTTACGACGCCCACATAGCCTTAAACGGCTACCCCTTCTTAGATTCCAAAGACGAGTTTCAACACACTTCTTTGGCTGCAGACGTTATGCAACCTAAAAGGAACGAACTGTTGAGCGTTATAACTCAAGATTCGATGACTGTGGACGACATTGAGAATCTCCTGAAAGAAACTGAGCATAACGGTTACCCAGTCGTGGTTTCCAGGGAAAATCAGTATTTAGTCGGGTTCGTTTTACGTAGGGATCTCAATTTGTCCATAGCCAACGCCAGGAGAATGATTGAAGGTATTAACGGGAAATCTACGGTTTTGTTCACTAACGGAAACTCTTCCCAAAATTTGGGATCCTCCCCGTTGAAACTTAAAAAGATATTAGATATGGCACCCATTACAATCACGGATCAGACGCCCATGGAGACCGTTGTGGATATGTTTAGGAAATTGGGGCTCAGGCAAACTCTAGTCACTCATAACGGACGTTTGTTAGGTGTTATCACTAAGAAAGATGTTCTGCGACATATAAGGCAGATGGATAACGAAGATCCTAGCTCTGTTTTATTCAATTGA